The genomic window GCTGATCGCGGTAGTGTGTTGGTGACAGCCGGTACTGTGGGACTGCACGGATGCTGAGACCGTCTCCATCCAGTCTCACCTCGGCGGAAGGATGCAGTGCTGCAAGGGCCGCCTGCTGGGCATCTCGGTGGCCGTAGCCCACGGTGTGTTCTCCGGCTCCCTGAACATCTTGCTGAAGCTGCTGATCTCTCGCTACAACTTTCACTTCCTGACGCTGGTGCAGTGCCTGACCAGCAGCACCGCCGCTCTGACCCTGGAGCTGCTCCGCAGGCTCGGCGGGATCGACGTGCCCCCCTTCAGCCTGAGTCTGGCCAAAGTGTTCGCCGGGGTCACGCTGCTGTCCACGCTGCAGTCCTGCTTGACCCTGTGGTCCCTCCGGGGCCTCAGCCTACCCATGTACGTTGTTTTCAAGCGCTGCCTACCTCTGGTCACTTTAACCATTGGGGTGTTTGTCCTGAAGAATGGTGTTCCCTCCATCGGTGTGTGTGCAGCGGTCTTACTAACGACCTGTGGAGCTGCTTTAGCAGGTCAGTATCAGTCCGTATTCTCTCCtgccaccccatccccacccaaTGGCCACTGCAGTTTGCCCATTGTTTTGGTTTTTACTCGtgtgagtgaattaaaaatgAAGCAAAGATTTATTGGCAACCGGCGCTAGGGCAGAGGATGAATTGCACCAAACTTTCCCATTGGTTACACAATGTGTCGGAAAATGCCAGCGATTGCACTTCGCTATTATCCCCCGGTGTTCAATAACCGGGAGCAGTGTGACCTGAAACCGGACAATGCAGATTGTGTTCCAAGAGGAATGTTACTATTTCCAAACTCTTAGAGTTTTAAAAGTCAACATCATCTTTAAAAAAAGAGTTTCCAAATCAACCCGTTCCGAGATGTTATAAAGATACAGGGGCCCTAGTCCCACCGGGCTTTAGGGATATCTCACTGGGGAGAAATGTCTGCTAGTGATTTCACCTTAAGGTTATCACTCCTCAGGCCAggggagaggttcaggaaggcagTCCTTCCACtgggatgggaattgaacccacccATTAGCTGTCCAGTCATCTGCCCACTAGATATGTTACTGCACACCTCGGGAGCAGATGGGATGAGAAACTCGGTGtcctggctcagaggtggggACACTAGCAGTCAGCCTTAAGGACCTATACTATAGACTGTCCATCAAGAACCTATACTATAGACTAgggtctaggttagagtggtgctggaaaagtacagcaggtcaggcagtatccgaggagcaggaaaatcgacgtttcgggcaaaagcccttcatcaggaataaaggcagggtgcctgcagggtggagagataaatgagaggggtggggttggggagaaagtagcatagagtacaataggtgaatgggagctggactctggtttccagcatctgcagtccttgtttttacctatactGTAGACTGCCCATCAATAACCTATACTATAGACTCTCCATCAATCTAGTCCCTCACTGTGATCAAAGGTTTGAATATATGACAAACCGCTTCCTAACGTTCTCTCGTTCCGGTTTTGCTTCTCTCCAAGTCCCTGGCGCCCACATGCATGCTGTTGGTTCTCAGGAGTTGGTGTGTTGTGTTTTCCAGGAGTTGGTGATCTCTCGGGGGATCCGGTGGGTTATGTGACCGGGATCCTGGCAGTGCTGGTGCATGCTGCCTACCTGGTGGTGATCCAGAAGACCGGCCATGAGCATCCCTATGGCCCCCTGACTGCCCAGTACACCATCGCCGTCAGCGCCTCGCCCGTGCTGCTGCTCTGCAGCTTTGCCAGCCTGGATGCCATCAAGATCTGGTCGTACCCGCCTTGGCACGATGCCACCTTCAGCTGTGTGTTCGTCTCCTGCATTCTGATTGGCTGCCTCATGAACTTCACCACCCTGCACTGCACTTACATCAACTCGGCGGTGACCACCAGCTTCGTCGGCGTGGTCAAGAGCATCGTCACCATCACGGTGGGCATGCTGGCATTCCGGGACGTGGTGCCCACCTCCCTGTTCATTGCCGGCGTGGTAGTCAACACTGTGGGCTCAGTCACCTATTGCATCGTCAAGTTCTTCGAGACGAGGCAACAAGCCAAGTATGAGAACCTGGAGGCGCTGACCAAGGAGGACGAGGAAGGTTTGACCGAGTCTCCCAGCGTCACCCCTCAAATGCATGAACTGCAGGAAGATGCCAACGCACGGGCAATGCCCAGTGGAAGCCTGCAGGCTGACCATAACCCACTGACTGAAAATTATATCGGGGTCTGGAGGCTATTGAGACGCCTGCAACTTTTCAGGAAGGATCCTCCAGTTCAGGAATCTCAATAAATCCCAACCTCTCCTTAGATTTGGGAATAGCCGAGGCAGGTTAATATAGTGTAACAGTTCTCACCCCTACTCCCCACCAGACCTGTTTAAGGATTACATTGCCAGAATTTCGCTTTCAGGAGTGAAAATGGATTTGTGGGGAATCTGTCGTCctcagtgtgtgctgtttcttttTCTGGTAACACGGTAAACCCGGGGGTGGTTAAAATTCTGCAAAGCGGGTGTCACCCCAAACAGCGAGGAATCTTTCCTGCTGCTCTCTATCTCGAGAGCTGCTCAAAGCAAAACTAACAAAGATAAAAAAAAAAGGTGCATATACGGCACCTACACCACACAGACTGAACAGGAAGGAAGGGGAGCAACTAACCGTGGGTGGTAAATATAGCCTATCCAGCGCCCCCTGAAAACAATAGAAAACAGATATTAGTGAATTGTGGGTGCACAGGAATGATTATAAACCCACTCCCTCATTCTGAGATTCGGTGATGATTACAATATCGGTGCAATCTGAACTCCGATGTGACGAGAGTCTGGCCATCTCATGACAGACTCTCCAAGCTGTCATTAATATTTCAAACTCCCTCTAGAAATTACTTTAGAGGCAGATTAAAAGCGTTcattcaaataaaaacaaagtagTCCTTTTGCTCATTTGCTGTACCCTCTCATCTGGTTGAAAATACCTGGAAATCACCTTTAAGATTTGCCCTTTGAAGGAGAAAGGTTAACCTGATGTTCTCACTTTACAAGTAATTGGCACGTGCTTTCCCGCCATGTCCACATCGTTGCCACAACGTCCTGGCGGTCACTGTGCCTCACCTTTTGTAGACCTGGTTGGGGAGGAAAAGAGCCAGAGATTATCTAGAAGCAGCTGAAGTACTCCCTTCTGactgcaatctctccctgtctctaatCGAGTGTCAAATCCACCTCAATCGACCAAATAAACCTCCTGACCAAATCTGTCCTGAATTTGGCGAGATGCTATTTTGGAGATTATCAGGTCCAAGTAAAGTAAGTTTGAAGAAAAAAGTCGAAGAGATTTCATTCATAAACACGCCCATGCTGTAGCCTGCATGCAGACgtgaatgaatgaacgaatgacTACGTGGCAAGTGAGTGAGGCTGAGATCTTCACATATTGAGTTCCTTATACACCTGAGTTTAGTCAAGTGGAAATGGAAGCGATATCAGGCCTGAGAGAGACCTAAGCAAAAGTACTCTGGGTGTCACTGTGCACGATATTAATATTAAGGTCAGCTTTTACCAAATGGTGTGATTAATATGTGGGTTCTAAATTGTATTTTTTCAACCGTCAATTTCATGTCAATCTGAGAGATTGAGACCTGTGCCGCGATGCTGTTAGCAATTCGCAAGTTACCTCTGGTGCTAGGTTATTGCACTCAGATGAGAATGTTCTCTTTTTAAATGCGATATTATTGAAGAATTTTTTAAATACATGTTTTCGTTCTTTTTTTCTAATACTTTCTGTCGGATGTTGGTGTACCTTAGCCTTGACGTGCGCGGTAAAATAAATCGAATCTGGGCCACAGCTGAAATCTCCTGTCACTGGCTGCGTCAGATTCATTGGTCTTTGTGGAAAGGAATAAAATCTATTGATGTTTTGCCCATCCACTTTTTGGGTCAGGCTTTCTCTGTCAACAATTTTGTGAAAAAGTCGCAGTCATTACATTTTTTTTTCTATCTTTAATCTTTTGAGATTCTTTGACTAGCTAATATCCTAGATTCCCGCTGTTACGTGCTATCCTTGAATTTCGGGCTCTGAGATTGAAAAATTCTCTCGGAACCTGCCACATTATTGCAGACTTCCACATTTGATAAGATTTTGAAGATCCAAATTCGGGAGTAGGACACAACAGCACAGGAATGAATAAAGTTGTGAAGGGAAGTCTGTTTATTTAAACTTGTTGCAGGGATATGAGTTTTGCTACCAAAGCCAACATtacttttgagaaggtgatggtcagCTTGGGCTGTGGGGACACCCATACTGCTGCTTcagaaggagttccaggattttcgaCCCAGTGATAATCAAAGAACGGTTCTAAGAAAAGATGGTTTGTGTCTCAAAGGGATACTTGCAGATGGTTGTGTTTTTATATTGTCCTTTTATTTGGCATAGACCATGAATTGAcacatgctgtcaatggaaaGTTGCAAGGTCTCTGCTGTGCATGTTGTAGAGGGGGCTATGGTGCATAATGGTCACTTCAGTGGCCTTGTAATCCAGAGGCCAAAGCTAatgaattcaaatcccatcatggcagatggtaaaTTTAATTTCAATTAATAATCTAGGATGTAAAGCAAGTCTCAGCTATAATACATGAAACTATTACCACTTGATgcaaaaatccatctgattcattaatacCTTTAAGAAAGAAAATTGGTTAACCTTACCAAGTCTAGCATGCATATGATTCTAAACTCAAAGCAATGTGCTTGTCTCTTCCCTCTGAAATATCCTAGCAAACCATTCCATCAAACCAAAAGGATGTCTTAAAGGAATTCAACTAGATTGGCCACTCAGCATCAACCAGGACAGAAGAAACAACAAGGGAAAATCAGAAACAACCCTAGCCATTTCTGAATATTTCCTGTCCCACTCAGACAGACAGGCTTGGTAGCAGCACTATTGACCAGATTGACCAGGTCGTAAAGTAAATAACCGGTAGAGCAGGGGAGTAAAAAACATTGATTCATCCTTGCAACCTAACAGTtgcaaatgcatctgtccatgataaTAATTGAGGGAGTGGCAACCACACAATTCTTGTGGAGATGAAGGCCTGCTCTCAGACTGAGAACACATCCCCATGTGTGTCACCATCATGATTTTAGATGCGACAAACCTCTCACAGATGCTGGGCATCTCATTATTGGCTGTAGGCCATCAGtaacagcagaattgtattcagccACTGTCTGCACCTTCGCAGCCTGGGGTATTCCTGCTCCACAATTACCAACAATCCAAAGGGATGAATCCTTATTCAAGGAAGAgaacatacctaaaaatgagaatCAACCTGGTAAAGGAACAACACAGGATTACCTGCACGCCATACTGCAGAGGCAGCACTCATAAAGCTAAGTGATCTGACAAACAATGAATCATGTCTAAGTTCCACAAAAG from Chiloscyllium punctatum isolate Juve2018m chromosome 3, sChiPun1.3, whole genome shotgun sequence includes these protein-coding regions:
- the slc35d3 gene encoding solute carrier family 35 member D3; this translates as MQCCKGRLLGISVAVAHGVFSGSLNILLKLLISRYNFHFLTLVQCLTSSTAALTLELLRRLGGIDVPPFSLSLAKVFAGVTLLSTLQSCLTLWSLRGLSLPMYVVFKRCLPLVTLTIGVFVLKNGVPSIGVCAAVLLTTCGAALAGVGDLSGDPVGYVTGILAVLVHAAYLVVIQKTGHEHPYGPLTAQYTIAVSASPVLLLCSFASLDAIKIWSYPPWHDATFSCVFVSCILIGCLMNFTTLHCTYINSAVTTSFVGVVKSIVTITVGMLAFRDVVPTSLFIAGVVVNTVGSVTYCIVKFFETRQQAKYENLEALTKEDEEGLTESPSVTPQMHELQEDANARAMPSGSLQADHNPLTENYIGVWRLLRRLQLFRKDPPVQESQ